A genomic stretch from Salarias fasciatus chromosome 18, fSalaFa1.1, whole genome shotgun sequence includes:
- the fbxo36b gene encoding F-box only protein 36b, whose product MASLLRDPLFEISGQGPPPSKNFYFFAVTKTNVIWRWWKISVRAVDRHAKPGEVKESLQDFLHDTKLQSEVSLVFGPHILEHSKALCQGRYNYLELLSDSFILCIISYLELEDVGRLSQTSLRFRKLCESEAFWEQAVRQRCCTVSAEVASLAAEVGWRNIFFTSKLQLQKLISRRRLRLEKQQDGPAPGPAAK is encoded by the exons ATGGCGTCGCTGTTAAGAGACCCGCTGTTTGAAATCTCGGGACAGGGTCCTCCACCCAGCaaaaacttttactttttcGCCGTCACCAAAACAAAT GTGATATGGAGGTGGTGGAAGATATCCGTCAGAGCGGTGGACCGACATGCTAAACCTGGAGAAGTGAAGGAGTCTCTCCAGGATTTCTTGCATGACACAAAACTGCAGA GTGAAGTCAGTCTGGTTTTTGGACCCCACATCTTGGAGCACTCCAAAGCTCTGTGCCAGGGTCGTTATAATTACCTGGAGCTCCTCTCTGACTCTTTCATTCTGTGCATCATAAGCTATCTGGAGCTGGAAGACGTGGGCCGTCTCAGTCAAACGTCCCTCAGGTTCAGGAAG CTGTGTGAGTCGGAGGCGTTTTGGGAGCAGGCGGTGCGGCAGCGCTGCTGCACGGTGTCGGCTGAGGTGGCCTCTCTCGCCGCTGAGGTGGGCTGGAGAAACATCTTCTTCACCAgcaagctgcagctgcagaagctgATCAGCCGCAGGAGGCTGAGGCTGGAGAAGCAACAGGACGGACCGGCTCCCGGCCCCGCTGCAAAGTGA
- the grk7a gene encoding rhodopsin kinase grk7a, which translates to MCDMGGLDNLVANTAYLKAQGGDDKEMKKRRRSLSLPKPEACAAVRAAIEKDFTSICERQPIGKKFFREFLASNPDFKNAADFLDDLYDWDLAEGSVKDKARQSIMTKYCKADSKTFLAFLTGEAAEKCKTVTDANFEDVMKTKVQEGVRDFLKDKPFTDFQASPFFDKFLQWKEYEKQPISDKYFYEFRTLGKGGFGEVCAVQVKNTGQMYACKKLCKKRLKKKGGEKMALLEKKILEKVNSLFLVNLGYAYDTKTHLCLVMTLMNGGDLKYHIYNIGYDGKGADKGIEMKRIIHYTAQITTGILHLHDMDIIYRDMKPENVLLDSQGQCRLSDLGLAIEISKEKTVTQMAGTGAYMAPEILTKTPYRTSVDWWALGCSIYEMVAGYTPFKGPESKKEKVEKEEVQRRIINEEPKWEHKCFDAPTKDIIQLFLKKKIEERLGMRNNMEDPRKHEWFKSINFPRLEAGLVNPPWVPKPNVVYAKDTGDIAEFSEIKGIEFDAKDDKFFKEFSTGAVPIQWQHEMIESGLFDELNDPNRKEGGGGFDDEKKSGTCIVL; encoded by the exons ATGTGTGACATGGGGGGACTGGATAACCTGGTGGCCAACACGGCCTACCTAAAAGCCCAGGGTGGCGACGACAAGGAGATGAAAAAGCGCCGTCGGAGCTTGTCTCTTCCAAAACCCGAGGCATGCGCCGCGGTACGAGCTGCCATCGAAAAGGACTTTACAAGTATATGTGAAAGACAGCCCATTGGGAAAAAATTTTTCCGTGAGTTCCTGGCAAGTAACCCCGACTTCAAGAACGCAGCTGACTTCCTGGATGACTTGTATGACTGGGACCTGGCCGAAGGGTCAGTCAAAGACAAGGCGCGCCAGAGCATCATGACCAAGTACTGCAAGGCTGACTCCAAGACCTTCCTGGCCTTCCTCACCGGGGAGGCCGCCGAGAAGTGCAAGACCGTCACGGACGCCAACTTTGAAGATGTGATGAAAACCAAGGTCCAGGAGGGCGTGAGAGATTTTCTGAAAGACAAACCCTTCACAGACTTCCAGGCCAGCCCGTTCTTTGATAAATTCCTGCAGTGGAAAGAGTACGAGAAGCAGCCCATCAGCGACAAATACTTTTATGAATTCCGAACTCTGGGAAAAGGAGGCTTCGGCGAG GTATGTGCTGTTCAGGTGAAGAACACAGGCCAGATGTATGCCTGCAAGAAGCTGTGTAAAAAGCGGCTGAAGAAGAAGGGAGGCGAGAAGATGGccctgctggagaagaaaaTCCTGGAGAAGGTCAACAGCTTGTTTCTGGTCAACTTGGGCTACGCCTACGACACCAAGACCCACCTGTGCCTTGTCATGACCCTGATGAATGGAGGAGATCTCAAGTATCACATTTACAACATTGGTTATGATGGCAAAGGCGCGGACAAGGGCATCGAGATGAAGCGCATCATCCACTACACGGCGCAGATCACCACCGGCATCCTGCACCTGCACGACATGGATATTATCTACCGCGACATGAAGCCAGAGAACGTATTGCTGGACAGCCAAGGCCAGTGCCGACTTTCAGACTTGGGTCTGGCTATCGAGATTTCTAAAGAGAAGACCGTCACCCAGATG GCCGGTACCGGGGCCTACATGGCTCCTGAGATCCTGACGAAAACCCCATACAGGACATCGGTGGACTGGTGGGCCCTGGGCTGCAGTATCTACGAGATGGTGGCTGGCTACACCCCCTTCAAAGGCCCCGAAAgcaagaaggagaaggtggagaaggaggaggtgcagcGGCGCATCATTAACGAGGAGCCAAAGTGGGAGCACAAGTGCTTCGATGCGCCGACCAAAGACATCATCCAGCTCTTCCTCAAGAAGAAAATTGAGGAGCGCCTGGGCATGAG GAACAACATGGAGGATCCCAGGAAACACGAGTGGTTCAAGTCCATCAACTTCCCCAGGCTGGAAGCAGGGCTGGTGAACCCCCCCTGGGTCCCCAAGCCCAACGTCGTCTACGCCAAGGACACTGGCGACATCGCCGAGTTTTCCGAGATCAAGGGCATCGAGTTTGACGCCAAGGACGATAAATTCTTTAAGGAGTTCAGCACAGGCGCTGTACCCATCCAGTGGCAGCACGAGATGATTGAGAGCGGACTCTTCGACGAGCTCAACGATCCCAACAGgaaggagggcggaggaggctTCGATGATGAGAAGAAATCCGGCACATGTATAGTGCTGTGA